The Shewanella zhangzhouensis genome has a window encoding:
- a CDS encoding DUF5610 domain-containing protein, translating to MEIRPPQPNHGATVSQVAKDKSPEAGKNHGETVAVVASQKTAAHSSRALMNAAILSAQQEVSLSAADEPMVLLYRAAIEAINEQLAPTMGEQAIERLAEEGVDTSPEATAGRIVDFATQFFSVYQSQNSSQPLVQQLEGFMAVIGGAIDEGFKEARDILSGLKVLEGDIAAGVDKTYDLVQQGLKDFADKMNPQDKEQSTAG from the coding sequence ATGGAAATTCGCCCGCCCCAACCCAATCACGGTGCCACAGTGTCTCAAGTGGCAAAAGACAAGAGCCCCGAAGCGGGCAAAAACCATGGTGAGACTGTTGCTGTGGTTGCCAGCCAAAAGACAGCTGCACATTCCAGCCGTGCCTTGATGAACGCAGCGATACTTTCGGCACAGCAAGAGGTGAGCCTGAGTGCTGCCGATGAGCCCATGGTATTGCTGTATCGTGCCGCGATCGAAGCCATCAATGAGCAGCTTGCCCCGACTATGGGCGAGCAGGCCATTGAGCGGCTGGCAGAGGAAGGCGTTGATACTTCTCCAGAAGCCACGGCCGGCAGAATAGTTGATTTTGCCACCCAATTCTTCAGCGTTTATCAATCTCAAAATAGCAGCCAGCCATTGGTTCAGCAGTTGGAGGGGTTTATGGCTGTGATTGGCGGTGCGATTGATGAGGGCTTCAAAGAAGCCAGAGACATACTCAGTGGTCTTAAGGTACTGGAAGGGGATATCGCAGCGGGCGTTGATAAGACCTACGACCTGGTGCAGCAAGGGCTCAAGGATTTTGCCGACAAGATGAATCCACAAGATAAAGAACAGAGCACAGCAGGATAA
- a CDS encoding ferredoxin--NADP reductase — MWVEGRVLQRKDWTDKLFSLRIDAKIAPFIAGQFIKLSLPSEDKRIARAYSLVNPPGTDYIEVLAVAVEEGELSPRLQDLSPGDVLQVSASATGFLTLGELPDAPAAGRQLWMLATGTAVGPFISMLGTEEPWQRFEHLVLVYGVRRAEDLAYLDELQALAASRPSLQLILSVTRESVPGAMQQRIPDALASGALEAASGLTLSAAHSQVMICGNPEMVASTQAMLLERGLCKNLRRAPGQITVEKYW; from the coding sequence ATGTGGGTCGAAGGCCGGGTGTTGCAAAGAAAGGATTGGACCGACAAGCTGTTCAGTCTCAGGATTGATGCCAAAATAGCGCCCTTTATTGCGGGACAGTTTATTAAACTCAGTTTACCCAGTGAGGATAAGCGCATAGCTCGGGCTTATTCTCTGGTTAACCCTCCCGGAACCGATTATATCGAGGTGCTGGCCGTTGCCGTTGAAGAGGGCGAGCTCTCTCCGAGATTGCAGGATTTGAGCCCCGGTGATGTGCTTCAAGTTTCTGCCAGCGCGACCGGCTTTTTAACCTTGGGCGAATTACCCGACGCCCCCGCAGCCGGGCGTCAGCTCTGGATGCTCGCCACTGGTACCGCCGTTGGCCCCTTTATTTCCATGCTTGGCACCGAAGAGCCCTGGCAAAGGTTTGAACACCTGGTGCTTGTATATGGGGTTCGCCGGGCTGAGGATCTGGCTTATCTTGACGAGTTGCAAGCCCTGGCAGCAAGCAGGCCCAGCTTACAACTCATCTTATCCGTTACCCGGGAATCCGTACCCGGTGCAATGCAACAAAGGATACCCGATGCGCTGGCTTCTGGCGCGCTCGAAGCCGCCAGCGGCCTTACTTTGTCTGCCGCGCATTCTCAGGTCATGATTTGTGGTAATCCCGAGATGGTTGCAAGCACCCAGGCAATGTTGCTCGAACGTGGTCTGTGTAAAAACCTTCGCAGGGCACCCGGGCAAATCACAGTGGAAAAATACTGGTAA
- a CDS encoding glutathione S-transferase, whose translation MKLLCSAPSPYSRMVRIVVRYLELDVEELNTNPLENGDTLLSANPLGQIPCLFLNDGAALYDSEVICRYLDATYAKSQLFGEPGLDWHAQCQFSLLKGLIDSAVKLRQEQMREEEGVRSAFWTSRFEQALLRGIRELERQGAGSSDRINAHSMALVCLLDYMDYRHPALEWRNLAPALTLWFDEVRELPIFRETRPDIAC comes from the coding sequence ATGAAGCTTTTATGCTCTGCACCTTCGCCTTATTCCCGTATGGTCCGAATCGTGGTGCGCTACCTGGAATTGGATGTCGAAGAGCTGAACACCAATCCATTGGAAAATGGTGATACCTTGCTGAGTGCCAATCCTCTCGGGCAAATTCCCTGCTTGTTTTTGAACGATGGGGCCGCCCTCTACGACAGTGAAGTGATCTGCCGCTACCTTGATGCAACCTATGCCAAGAGTCAGTTGTTTGGAGAGCCGGGTTTGGATTGGCATGCCCAGTGTCAGTTTTCACTGCTGAAAGGGCTTATCGACAGTGCAGTAAAGCTGAGGCAGGAGCAGATGCGTGAAGAAGAGGGCGTGCGTTCAGCGTTTTGGACCTCGCGTTTTGAACAGGCGCTCTTGAGGGGCATTCGTGAGCTTGAGCGTCAGGGTGCCGGTTCGTCTGACCGCATTAACGCCCACAGTATGGCGTTGGTGTGCTTATTGGATTATATGGATTACCGACATCCGGCACTGGAGTGGCGTAATCTTGCACCGGCGCTGACACTGTGGTTTGACGAAGTGCGTGAGTTGCCAATATTCCGTGAAACGCGCCCGGATATTGCCTGCTAA
- a CDS encoding Fe(3+) ABC transporter substrate-binding protein, with translation MKLSKGVLFAGLACLTGSAMAADTLTVYSYRQAFLIEPILAEFTKETGIQTQLVFAKDGIAERLQREGRLSPADLVLTSEFSKLMELVDKDLVDKVQSPVLESNIPAQLRSADGDWYALTVRTRSLYSSKERLGKLDIDYEDLADPKYKGKICTRSGKHPYNISLVASMIANKGEAETKVWLEGLKANLARKPQGNDRAQVKAVKEGLCDIAIGNSYYFGAMMQDPEQKSWAEAVYINFPNQANRGTHINVSGMAMPKYAPNKEQAVKLMEFLASDKAQHAYAEVNMEYPVKVDVKPSEMVASWGEFKADTLAIEKLAEYHGAAVKLLDEVKFDL, from the coding sequence ATGAAATTGTCCAAAGGGGTATTGTTCGCAGGCCTGGCCTGCTTGACCGGCTCTGCCATGGCGGCTGATACGTTGACTGTCTATTCCTATCGTCAGGCATTTTTGATCGAGCCCATACTGGCAGAATTCACGAAAGAAACCGGCATTCAAACCCAGCTGGTATTTGCCAAAGATGGCATAGCAGAACGTCTGCAGCGTGAAGGCCGTCTGTCTCCGGCGGATTTGGTATTGACCTCCGAGTTCTCTAAGCTGATGGAGCTGGTTGATAAAGATCTGGTGGACAAGGTGCAAAGTCCGGTTCTCGAGAGCAACATTCCAGCGCAGTTGCGCTCAGCCGATGGTGATTGGTATGCCCTGACGGTGCGCACCCGCAGCCTGTACTCTTCAAAAGAAAGGCTGGGTAAGTTGGATATCGACTATGAAGATCTGGCCGATCCCAAATACAAAGGTAAAATCTGCACCCGCAGCGGTAAGCATCCTTACAATATTTCGCTGGTGGCATCCATGATTGCCAACAAGGGCGAGGCCGAAACCAAAGTGTGGCTCGAAGGCCTGAAAGCCAATCTGGCGCGCAAACCTCAGGGGAACGACAGGGCACAGGTCAAGGCCGTAAAGGAAGGCCTGTGTGATATCGCCATCGGCAACAGCTATTACTTCGGTGCCATGATGCAGGACCCTGAGCAAAAGAGCTGGGCTGAAGCCGTATACATCAACTTCCCCAACCAAGCTAACCGTGGCACCCACATCAATGTGTCCGGCATGGCCATGCCAAAATATGCTCCCAACAAGGAACAGGCCGTTAAGCTGATGGAGTTTTTGGCATCTGACAAAGCGCAACATGCCTATGCCGAAGTCAACATGGAATACCCGGTGAAAGTTGATGTGAAACCCTCAGAGATGGTGGCCTCCTGGGGCGAGTTCAAGGCCGACACACTGGCCATTGAAAAGCTTGCCGAATATCACGGTGCTGCCGTGAAATTGCTCGATGAAGTGAAATTCGACCTCTGA
- a CDS encoding ABC transporter permease, producing the protein MVVGLPKRWSFLGFFIAFLFLTPLLALLATAAFPDGEVFAHLADTVLPTYILNTLLLMLGVGLLSALLAIPAAWLVARCEVPGRRFFQWALLLPLAMPAYVVAYVYTDLLDYPGPIQRTLRALLGIDSGADYWFPDIRSLGGATLILALVLFPYIFLLARTAFMEQSLSLLQASRLMGASERESFWRLALPMARPAIAAGVALVAMETAADFATVSYFAVPTLTTAVYDTWLGYGSLASASKLSMIILVAVFLLIWLERFARRRQQLFQRQALTGQIPRLHLGRWRWLGLGYCSLLLFLSFLLPLGILLGYAVRYFDLSWQGDFWRYSWNSFSLSAIAAVLCVVFALALLFIARISPRAQDAMPARLASTGYALPGTVLAIGVLGPLTWLDFGLNDFCAWLGIDGPGLLFTGSTIALIFAFCVRFIAIAIGGIENSWRRLSPSLDMAALSMGRGPIALFFKVHLPLLRTGILASLLLVFIEAMKELPAALLLRPIGFENLATKVFEYVSDERLEQGALGAIVIVLVGLIPLVFLNRSIEKES; encoded by the coding sequence ATGGTAGTTGGATTACCCAAGCGCTGGTCGTTTTTGGGTTTTTTTATTGCATTTCTGTTTTTAACACCGCTGCTGGCGCTGTTGGCTACCGCCGCCTTTCCCGATGGCGAGGTGTTTGCGCACCTGGCCGATACTGTGCTGCCCACTTATATCCTCAATACCCTGCTGCTGATGTTGGGGGTTGGCTTGCTGTCGGCACTGCTGGCGATTCCTGCAGCCTGGCTGGTGGCCCGCTGCGAAGTGCCGGGCAGACGCTTCTTTCAATGGGCTTTGCTGCTGCCACTGGCGATGCCAGCCTATGTGGTGGCCTACGTATACACCGACCTGCTTGATTATCCGGGGCCGATTCAGCGGACCTTGCGGGCGCTGCTTGGGATTGATAGCGGCGCCGACTATTGGTTTCCCGATATTCGCAGCCTCGGCGGTGCCACGCTTATCCTGGCCTTGGTGCTATTCCCATACATCTTTTTGCTGGCCCGCACCGCCTTTATGGAGCAGTCTCTGAGTTTGCTGCAGGCATCCCGTTTGATGGGCGCCAGCGAGCGTGAAAGTTTCTGGCGTTTGGCGCTGCCCATGGCAAGGCCCGCCATCGCCGCCGGCGTGGCGCTGGTTGCTATGGAAACCGCCGCCGACTTCGCTACCGTGAGTTATTTTGCCGTGCCCACCCTGACCACTGCGGTGTACGACACCTGGCTTGGCTATGGCAGTCTGGCCTCGGCTTCCAAGCTGTCGATGATTATTCTGGTGGCGGTGTTCTTACTTATCTGGCTGGAGCGATTTGCCCGGCGCCGACAGCAGCTGTTTCAGCGTCAGGCGCTTACCGGACAAATCCCCCGCCTGCATCTGGGCCGCTGGCGTTGGCTGGGCTTGGGCTATTGCAGTTTGTTGCTGTTTCTATCTTTCCTGTTGCCCCTCGGCATCCTGCTGGGTTATGCGGTGCGCTACTTTGACCTGAGCTGGCAGGGCGATTTCTGGCGTTACAGTTGGAACAGCTTTTCACTGTCGGCCATCGCAGCCGTGCTTTGTGTTGTGTTTGCGCTGGCGCTGCTGTTTATTGCCCGAATAAGCCCAAGAGCGCAGGACGCCATGCCCGCAAGGCTTGCTTCAACCGGTTATGCCTTGCCGGGTACAGTGCTTGCCATCGGCGTGCTTGGCCCCCTGACCTGGCTCGATTTCGGCCTTAACGATTTTTGTGCCTGGCTGGGTATTGATGGCCCCGGGCTGCTGTTTACCGGCAGCACCATCGCCCTGATATTTGCCTTTTGTGTGCGTTTTATTGCCATTGCCATCGGTGGCATTGAAAACAGCTGGCGCAGGCTGTCGCCGTCGCTCGATATGGCGGCACTCTCCATGGGCCGGGGGCCGATTGCCCTGTTCTTCAAGGTGCATTTACCGCTGCTTCGTACCGGCATTTTAGCTTCGTTGCTGCTGGTGTTCATTGAAGCCATGAAAGAGCTACCGGCAGCGCTGCTGTTAAGGCCCATTGGATTTGAAAACCTTGCGACCAAGGTGTTTGAGTATGTGTCGGATGAGCGGCTGGAGCAGGGGGCTCTGGGCGCCATTGTGATTGTATTGGTGGGACTGATTCCTTTGGTGTTTTTAAACCGTTCCATCGAGAAGGAGAGCTGA